A genomic window from Spodoptera frugiperda isolate SF20-4 chromosome 29, AGI-APGP_CSIRO_Sfru_2.0, whole genome shotgun sequence includes:
- the LOC118268245 gene encoding NADH dehydrogenase [ubiquinone] 1 beta subcomplex subunit 2, mitochondrial, with protein MLTRTLASRAVLLKAFKNAADNVKQAKRNSGHGTWSYRMPPPLPSKKSVYLAEGLGALAWWWIFWHLFTEPDHVFGEFPYVDPRSYTDEELGIPPDFEGSLRK; from the exons atgtTGACTAGAACATTAGCCTCACGGGCTGTTCTGCTAAAGGCATTTAAAAATGCTGCGGATAACGTGAAACAAGCTAAAAGAAACTCAGGCCATGG TACATGGTCCTACCGAATGCCACCACCATTACCATCTAAGAAATCTGTCTATTTAGCTGAGGGTCTTGGAGCATTGGCCTGGTGGTGGATCTTCTGGCATCTCTTTACTGAACCAGACCACGTCTTT GGTGAATTTCCATATGTTGATCCCCGAAGCTACACCGATGAGGAACTTGGCATACCACCTGACTTCGAGGGCTCATTGAGGAAGTGA
- the LOC118268350 gene encoding major facilitator superfamily domain-containing protein 9 has protein sequence MSFAMYLIQAVAFLDLLAVGLIVPLVAGHVREMGGNHVYVGLLGSIYAGFQLGSGPLIGSLSDLKGRKNILIMTLLLCGIAYTVMGFTNSIFVIMVIRAVLGLFKQTQMLTKALVPDYEKNEQRQAEIYGKMAAISGAGITLGPVIGGHIAEDHPENGFLLVAVVVGICFVINSGLVYFLPKIDSKVSKKKVASKTTKGGAQTSLLVTLYSSVRQSVVELFHIDWIKYWDIFMFKALIGFAMGVYYSNYSLFLKTEYELSPKYVGYVISFQGVIGSLSSFFIGYINSFYLHDKDYSIRNMHVFLVTSMSLLGLALSFNVLMYAFWLIPLAVGNAIGRLVTLEMVLKRSDGDHRGTLIGASNSVRSLTGVVAPMVSGVIGEYYGVSYVIYASLCSTTLGLVLSYMRKIKLTKTD, from the exons atGTCTTTTGCAATGTACCTTATACAAGCTGTTGCGTTTTTG GATCTTTTAGCTGTTGGACTTATTGTACCTTTAGTAGCTGGACATGTTCGTGAAATGGGCGGGAATCATGTTTATGTGGGGTTACTTGGGTCCATTTATGCAGGATTCCAATTGGGTTCTGGGCCTCTAATC GGCAGTTTGAGTGACTTGAAGGGgcggaaaaatattttgattatgacACTGCTATTATGTGGCATTGCGTACACTGTGATGGGATTCACTAACTCAATATTTGTTATAATGGTGATTAGAGCAGTGTTAG GACTATTTAAACAGACACAAATGTTGACAAAAGCATTAGTGCCTGATTATGAAAAGAATGAACAGCGACAAGCTGAAATATATGGCAAGATGGCAGCCATATCAGGAGCTGGTATTACTCTGGGACCAGTGATTGGTGGTCATATAGCTGAAGATCACCCAGAGAATGGATTCTTGTTGGTTGCTGTAGTTGTAGGGATATGCTTTGTCATTAATTCTG GATTGGTGTATTTCTTGCCAAAGATAGACAGTAAAGTGTCTAAAAAGAAAGTAGCAAGTAAAACAACAAAAGGAGGAGCACAAACAAGTTTACTAGTGACTTTATACTCCAGTGTCCGTCAATCTGTAGTTGAACTGTTCCATATAGATTGGATCAAATATTGGGACATTTTTATGTTCAAAGCTCTTATAGGTTTTGCTATGGgagtttattattcaaattattcactatttttaaaaacgGAATATGAATTATCACCAAAATATGTAGGTTATGTAATATCTTTCCAAGGTGTAATAGGCTCATTATCAAGTTTTTTCATTGgttatattaatagtttttatctCCATGATAAAGATTACAGTATAAGAAACATGCATGTGTTTTTGGTAACAAGTATGTCTTTATTAGGTCTAGCTCTATCATTTAATGTTCTCATGTACGCTTTTTGGTTGATACCTCTAGCTGTAGGTAATGCAATTGGTAGATTAGTAACTTTAGAAATGGTATTGAAGAGGAGTGATGGAGACCATAGAGGAACATTAATAGGTGCTTCTAACAGTGTAAGATCCCTCACAGGTGTAGTTGCTCCCATGGTGTCGGGAGTAATAGGTGAATACTATGGAGTATCTTATGTAATTTATGCTTCACTTTGTTCAACAACATTGGGATTAGTACTAAGTTACATGAGAAAAATTAAACTAACGAAAACAgattaa
- the LOC118268351 gene encoding complex III assembly factor LYRM7, whose protein sequence is MSSTRSLVLQTFKKLHRTRMKVFAGDERALVAGRLKINEEFQKNKHVANEEAIKAMIKLGEDVEKELRTQVIQAREVKPGVFEARITDDTVKLENIPFNDSAVLDDGTTVNRPCCQDKAQNK, encoded by the exons ATGAGCAGTACGCGATCATTA GTTTTACAGACCTTCAAAAAGTTACACAGAACAAGAATGAAAGTTTTTGCTGGAGACGAAAGAGCATTAGTAGCTGGAAgacttaaaattaatgaagagtttcaaaaaaacaaacatgttgCTAATGAAGAAGCAATAAAggct ATGATCAAACTTGGTGAAGATGTTGAGAAAGAGCTACGGACACAAGTTATTCAAGCTCGGGAAGTCAAACCTGGGGTATTTG AGGCAAGGATCACCGATGACACAGTGAAGTTAGAAAATATACCATTCAATGACAGTGCAGTATTAGACGATGGGACAACTGTAAACAGGCCATGTTGTCAAGACAAAGCTCAAAATAAATAG
- the LOC118268352 gene encoding protein PET100 homolog, mitochondrial yields MGNWKLEVGRMAMYTSFPVGLFFFFNQPTYFEEWVTNTKRQIFPPENMKDREAIQQLIKDMRKKQMEALDKE; encoded by the coding sequence atgggCAACTGGAAACTAGAGGTCGGCAGAATGGCCATGTACACATCTTTTCCTGTAGGTCTCTTTTTCTTCTTCAACCAGCCGACCTATTTCGAGGAATGGGTTACAAACACGAAGCGACAAATCTTTCCACCGGAGAACATGAAAGACAGGGAAGCTATACAGCAACTCATTAAAGATATGAGAAAGAAACAAATGGAAGCATTGGATAaggaataa